In Rhodobacter xanthinilyticus, a single window of DNA contains:
- a CDS encoding glycosyltransferase, which produces MHTEPHVVILMATYNGAECLREQLDSFARQSHRNWSLLVGDDGSRDATREILATFAAEGHRVQVIDGPGRGAAANFMALVRAARELAPEGAWLAFSDQDDVWLLDRLARGVAALRRADPKNHIGLYCSRTLITDHELHNHRLSVPRPRPLGFRNALVQNVVAGNTILLDAAGARLICAAAVEAGEVVVHDWWVYQVVSGCGGRIVHDDTPTLLYRQHAANEIGANDSRRAQARRFAMLLRGTLREWNTINIAALTGSRHRFTPENQALFDAFVALRTRKALGRVAGLAPLGLYRQTRVSTIALWVSALFGLL; this is translated from the coding sequence ATGCACACCGAGCCGCATGTCGTGATCCTGATGGCGACCTATAACGGCGCCGAATGTCTGCGCGAACAGCTCGACAGCTTCGCCCGCCAGAGCCACCGCAACTGGTCGCTCCTCGTCGGCGATGACGGCTCGCGCGATGCCACCCGCGAGATCCTCGCCACCTTCGCCGCCGAGGGCCACCGCGTGCAGGTGATCGACGGCCCGGGCCGGGGCGCGGCCGCGAATTTCATGGCGCTGGTGCGCGCCGCGCGCGAGCTCGCCCCCGAGGGCGCCTGGCTCGCCTTCTCCGATCAGGATGACGTCTGGCTCCTCGACCGGCTCGCGCGCGGGGTGGCGGCGCTGCGCCGCGCCGACCCGAAAAACCACATCGGCCTTTATTGCAGCCGCACCCTGATCACCGATCACGAGCTCCACAACCACCGTCTCTCGGTGCCGCGCCCGCGGCCCTTGGGCTTCCGCAACGCGCTCGTGCAAAACGTCGTCGCGGGCAACACGATCCTGCTCGACGCCGCCGGCGCGCGGCTGATCTGCGCCGCCGCCGTCGAGGCGGGCGAGGTCGTCGTCCATGATTGGTGGGTCTATCAGGTCGTCTCGGGCTGCGGCGGGCGCATCGTCCATGACGACACGCCGACGCTTCTCTACCGCCAGCACGCCGCCAACGAGATCGGCGCGAATGATAGCCGCCGCGCCCAGGCGCGCCGCTTCGCGATGCTTCTGCGTGGCACGCTGCGCGAGTGGAACACGATCAACATCGCCGCGCTCACCGGCTCGCGCCACCGCTTCACCCCGGAAAACCAGGCCCTCTTCGACGCCTTCGTCGCGCTGCGCACCCGCAAGGCGCTCGGCCGCGTCGCGGGGCTCGCGCCGCTCGGCCTTTACCGCCAGACCCGCGTCAGCACGATCGCGCTCTGGGTCTCGGCGCTCTTCGGTCTGCTGTGA
- a CDS encoding DUF1269 domain-containing protein, producing the protein MTELLVLAFDTQDDAFAMRKRMETLTREGFLDTRDMVVVTRDGAGKVRLHQQVNLPVTGAAGGSIWGAVIGAVFLSPVAGAAIGAGVGALAGLASDIGINDEFMRAVSDALPPEGAALFVLLRRVGAQETLKRMRNLGATGRELSTPLDLDAAPVSQLRESLAQGGTIALSGQQIGQGMIGRLGRIVGTSAY; encoded by the coding sequence ATGACCGAACTCCTGGTTCTGGCTTTCGACACGCAAGACGACGCATTCGCGATGCGCAAGCGGATGGAGACGCTGACCCGCGAGGGGTTTCTCGATACCCGTGACATGGTCGTGGTGACGCGCGATGGCGCGGGCAAGGTGCGGCTGCATCAGCAGGTGAACCTGCCGGTGACCGGCGCGGCGGGGGGCTCGATCTGGGGCGCGGTGATCGGCGCGGTGTTTCTCAGCCCGGTCGCGGGCGCGGCGATCGGCGCGGGGGTGGGCGCGCTGGCGGGGCTCGCCTCCGATATCGGGATCAACGACGAGTTCATGCGCGCGGTCTCGGATGCGCTGCCGCCCGAGGGGGCGGCGCTCTTCGTGCTCCTGCGGCGGGTGGGGGCGCAGGAGACGCTCAAGCGGATGCGCAATCTCGGCGCGACCGGGCGCGAGCTCTCGACGCCGCTCGACCTCGATGCGGCGCCGGTCAGCCAGCTGCGCGAGAGCCTTGCGCAGGGCGGGACGATCGCGCTCTCCGGCCAGCAGATCGGCCAGGGGATGATCGGCCGGCTCGGGCGGATCGTGGGCACCAGCGCCTATTGA
- a CDS encoding NAD(P)-dependent oxidoreductase has translation MAQQRMLKFVKTAKETPEKRDASVRSHDFHEIYREFADAKAAEQASRCSQCGVPYCHSHCPLHNNIPDWLRLTAEGRLEEAYAISQATNTFPEICGRICPQDRLCEGNCVIEQSGHGTVTIGAIEKYITDTAWDMGWVKPVKPGVERAESIGIIGAGPGGLAAADAARRAGLQVTVYDRYDRAGGLLTYGIPGFKLEKDVVMARIKQLEEGGVEFVMNCKVGEDISFDAIRGKHDAVLIATGVYKTRDLRDPGADAEGIIRAIDYLTVSNKLSFGDDVPEFTDGTYNAEGKNVVVIGGGDTAMDCVRTAIRQGAKSVKCLYRRDRANMPGSQREVQNAEEEGVEFVWMAAPKGFSGNPVASVTVQRMKLGQPDATGRQAPEPIEGGIYEEPAEMVIKALGFEPEDLPKLWGVEGLDVTRWGTIKADFKTHMTSLPGVFAVGDIVRGASLVVWAIRDGREAADEIVKFLDATASVAAQ, from the coding sequence ATGGCCCAGCAACGTATGCTCAAATTCGTCAAGACGGCGAAGGAGACTCCCGAGAAGCGCGACGCGAGCGTGCGCTCCCATGACTTCCACGAGATCTATCGCGAATTCGCCGATGCGAAAGCGGCCGAGCAGGCCTCGCGCTGCTCGCAATGCGGGGTGCCCTATTGCCATTCGCATTGCCCGCTGCACAACAACATCCCCGACTGGCTGCGGCTGACCGCCGAGGGCCGCCTCGAGGAGGCCTATGCGATCAGCCAGGCCACCAACACCTTCCCCGAGATCTGCGGCCGGATCTGCCCGCAGGACCGTCTGTGCGAGGGCAATTGCGTCATCGAGCAATCGGGCCACGGCACGGTCACGATCGGCGCGATCGAGAAATACATCACCGATACCGCCTGGGACATGGGCTGGGTGAAGCCGGTCAAGCCGGGCGTCGAGCGCGCCGAGTCGATCGGCATCATCGGCGCGGGCCCGGGGGGCCTTGCGGCGGCGGATGCGGCGCGGCGCGCGGGGCTGCAGGTCACCGTCTATGACCGTTACGACCGCGCCGGCGGTCTGCTGACCTACGGGATCCCGGGCTTCAAGCTCGAGAAAGATGTCGTCATGGCGCGGATCAAGCAGCTCGAAGAGGGCGGCGTCGAATTCGTGATGAACTGCAAGGTCGGCGAGGATATCTCCTTCGACGCGATCCGCGGCAAGCATGATGCGGTGCTGATCGCGACGGGCGTCTACAAGACGCGCGACCTGCGCGACCCGGGTGCGGACGCCGAGGGGATCATCCGCGCGATCGATTACCTCACCGTCTCGAACAAGCTCAGCTTCGGCGACGATGTGCCCGAGTTCACCGACGGCACCTATAATGCCGAGGGCAAGAACGTGGTCGTCATCGGCGGCGGCGACACGGCGATGGACTGTGTGCGCACGGCGATCCGTCAGGGCGCGAAATCGGTGAAATGCCTCTATCGCCGCGACCGCGCCAACATGCCCGGCTCGCAGCGCGAGGTGCAGAACGCCGAGGAAGAGGGCGTCGAATTCGTCTGGATGGCGGCGCCGAAGGGCTTTTCGGGCAACCCGGTGGCCTCGGTCACGGTGCAGCGCATGAAGCTCGGCCAGCCCGATGCGACGGGCCGTCAGGCGCCCGAGCCGATCGAGGGCGGGATCTATGAGGAGCCCGCCGAGATGGTGATCAAGGCGCTCGGCTTCGAGCCCGAGGATCTGCCCAAGCTCTGGGGCGTCGAGGGGCTGGACGTGACCCGCTGGGGCACGATCAAGGCCGATTTCAAGACCCATATGACCAGCCTGCCCGGCGTTTTCGCGGTGGGCGACATCGTGCGGGGCGCGAGCCTCGTGGTCTGGGCGATCCGTGACGGGCGCGAAGCCGCCGACGAGATCGTGAAATTCCTCGATGCGACGGCTTCGGTGGCGGCGCAATAA
- a CDS encoding KpsF/GutQ family sugar-phosphate isomerase, whose protein sequence is MTNSLSSPRPIADIWRHVLHTESEALALMAAQMPADFEPFVQKILASKGRLIVSGIGKSGHIGRKITATLASTGTPAHFVHAAEASHGDLGMVTQNDISLLISNSGETAELRDIVAHTRRFSIPMAAISSREGSTLMKAADYRLLLPAAPEACSIGMAPTTSTTLTLALGDALAVALMESRQFLPEDFRVFHPGGKLGAQMATVGQLMHKGEAMPLVEAGASMSETLLVMTSKGFGIAGVVAEGRLVGVISDGDLRRKMDGLMSHRAGEVANPKPITVSADLLAAQALARMNASKIGALVVVDAEQAPIGVLHIHDLLRAGVA, encoded by the coding sequence ATGACGAACAGCCTTTCCAGCCCCCGCCCGATTGCCGATATCTGGCGCCATGTCCTGCACACCGAGAGCGAGGCGCTTGCGCTGATGGCGGCGCAGATGCCAGCGGATTTCGAGCCGTTCGTGCAGAAGATCCTGGCCTCGAAGGGGCGGCTGATCGTTTCGGGGATCGGGAAATCGGGCCATATCGGGCGCAAGATCACCGCGACGCTGGCCTCGACGGGGACGCCCGCGCATTTCGTCCATGCCGCCGAGGCGAGCCATGGCGACCTTGGCATGGTCACGCAAAACGACATCAGCCTGTTGATCTCGAACTCGGGCGAGACGGCGGAGCTGCGCGATATCGTGGCCCATACCCGGCGGTTCTCGATCCCGATGGCGGCGATTTCCTCGCGCGAGGGCAGCACCCTGATGAAGGCCGCCGATTACCGGCTGCTGTTGCCCGCCGCGCCGGAGGCCTGTTCGATCGGCATGGCGCCGACCACTTCGACGACGCTGACGCTTGCGCTCGGCGATGCGCTGGCGGTGGCCCTGATGGAGAGCCGGCAGTTCCTGCCCGAGGATTTCCGCGTCTTCCACCCCGGCGGCAAGCTCGGCGCGCAGATGGCCACCGTGGGCCAGCTGATGCACAAGGGCGAGGCGATGCCGCTGGTCGAAGCCGGCGCCTCGATGAGCGAGACGCTGCTGGTGATGACCTCGAAGGGCTTCGGGATCGCGGGCGTGGTGGCCGAGGGGCGGCTCGTCGGCGTGATCTCGGACGGCGATCTGCGGCGCAAGATGGACGGGCTGATGAGCCATCGCGCGGGCGAGGTCGCCAACCCGAAGCCGATCACCGTCTCGGCCGATCTGCTCGCCGCGCAGGCGCTCGCGCGGATGAACGCGAGCAAGATCGGCGCGCTCGTCGTCGTCGACGCGGAGCAGGCGCCGATCGGGGTGTTGCACATCCACGACCTGCTGCGCGCCGGCGTCGCCTGA
- a CDS encoding DUF2793 domain-containing protein — MADTSAILSLPYILPSQAQKHVTHNEALRLLDVMVQLAVEAFDAQVPPASPTEGEVYALGTGTSGAWAGQDGKIAAWLDGAWTFLAPRAGWIGATPTGELRVFDGSGWITPGLELQGLESLGINTTADLTNRLAVASAATLLTHAGAGHQLKINKASAGDTASLLFQSNWSGRAEMGIVGSDAFEIKVSADGSSFVTALSFAPATGYATGEAVQQSATDTTAGRLMRADYGYSRGNLLGTVSQTAGVPTGAVIERTTGANGSTVRFADGTMICTHSLSFASTATATGALFTSASQAWTFPATFAVTPTVTGAASTLTRWVAIGTTSTTSANVAVLSSVTSATAATARLMAVGRWF; from the coding sequence ATGGCCGACACTTCCGCAATCCTCTCCCTGCCCTATATCCTGCCCTCGCAGGCGCAAAAGCATGTCACCCATAACGAAGCGTTGCGGCTCCTCGATGTCATGGTGCAGCTCGCCGTGGAGGCCTTTGACGCGCAGGTGCCGCCCGCCAGCCCGACCGAGGGCGAGGTCTACGCGCTCGGCACCGGCACCTCGGGCGCCTGGGCGGGCCAGGATGGCAAGATCGCCGCCTGGCTCGACGGTGCCTGGACCTTCCTCGCGCCGCGCGCGGGCTGGATCGGCGCGACCCCGACGGGCGAGCTGCGGGTCTTCGACGGCAGCGGCTGGATCACGCCGGGGCTCGAGCTTCAGGGCCTCGAGAGCCTCGGCATCAACACCACCGCCGATCTGACCAACCGCCTCGCGGTGGCCTCGGCGGCGACGCTTCTGACCCATGCGGGCGCGGGCCATCAGCTCAAGATCAACAAGGCGAGCGCCGGCGATACGGCGAGCCTTCTCTTCCAGTCGAACTGGTCGGGGCGCGCGGAGATGGGGATCGTCGGCTCGGACGCTTTCGAGATCAAGGTGAGCGCCGATGGGTCGAGCTTTGTCACCGCGCTGAGTTTCGCGCCGGCGACGGGCTATGCCACCGGCGAGGCCGTGCAGCAAAGCGCAACCGACACCACCGCCGGGCGGCTGATGCGCGCCGATTACGGCTATAGCCGCGGCAATCTGCTCGGCACGGTCAGCCAGACCGCGGGCGTGCCCACCGGCGCGGTGATCGAGCGCACCACCGGCGCCAACGGCAGCACCGTGCGCTTTGCCGATGGCACGATGATCTGCACCCATTCGCTGAGCTTCGCCTCGACCGCGACGGCGACCGGGGCGCTCTTCACCTCGGCCTCGCAGGCCTGGACCTTCCCCGCGACCTTCGCGGTCACGCCGACGGTCACCGGGGCGGCGAGCACGCTCACCCGCTGGGTCGCGATCGGCACGACCTCGACCACCTCGGCCAATGTCGCGGTGCTGTCCTCGGTCACCTCGGCCACCGCGGCGACGGCGCGGCTGATGGCGGTCGGGCGCTGGTTCTGA
- a CDS encoding capsular polysaccharide export protein, LipB/KpsS family has protein sequence MKILFYVEPHGLRDSFTSHKMPFDQFRAIAREINYFGDEILQDVEARVFSNHFVSTVGFDANYEDWPFILQPTLAEQEMIEDTARMWMGQGIKDWITLMTEPQSPLTQAYVDILRRIKETEFDFDVIVCWGESMPVREAAREFGAQVAFFELASMRAPFLKSLLIDPMGVNGSASIADMEIGQLREILKPLHLRLLPMLLNEEMAIGVQNTVIPNALFHPMGQAMRAFFDRPGRKALVPLQLADDANQILYSDFDTVEAFAAATVEPLLQAGFHVILKPHPHALLRGGYVMNEQRKVIEKYRKQSEILVLEENSDPNEYLPMLKAVDLVVTNNSSVGFEALMLETPVVVMGRACYAPKGGLPSLTEAIRCFVDAELDAQFKQNRRYIATYMLACAFPLQRRLGLELVKRLKIWREHPQLEEFGWVREMLEGVAWDTWGQRDFLRKAIGVAV, from the coding sequence ATGAAAATCCTGTTCTATGTCGAGCCCCACGGCCTGCGCGACAGCTTCACCTCGCACAAGATGCCGTTCGATCAGTTCCGCGCCATCGCCCGCGAGATCAACTATTTCGGCGATGAGATCTTGCAAGATGTCGAGGCGCGGGTGTTCTCCAACCATTTCGTCTCGACGGTGGGCTTCGACGCCAATTACGAGGATTGGCCCTTCATCTTGCAGCCGACGCTCGCCGAGCAGGAGATGATCGAGGACACCGCCCGGATGTGGATGGGGCAGGGGATCAAGGACTGGATCACCCTGATGACCGAACCGCAAAGCCCGCTCACCCAAGCCTATGTCGATATCCTGCGCCGGATCAAGGAAACCGAATTCGATTTCGACGTGATCGTCTGTTGGGGCGAGAGCATGCCGGTGCGCGAGGCGGCGCGCGAATTCGGGGCGCAGGTGGCGTTCTTCGAGCTTGCGAGCATGCGCGCGCCGTTCCTCAAATCGCTGCTGATCGACCCGATGGGGGTCAACGGCTCGGCGAGCATCGCGGATATGGAGATCGGGCAGCTGCGCGAGATCCTCAAGCCGCTGCATCTGCGGCTTCTGCCGATGCTGCTCAACGAGGAGATGGCGATCGGGGTGCAGAACACGGTGATCCCGAACGCGCTCTTTCATCCGATGGGGCAGGCGATGCGGGCGTTCTTCGACCGGCCCGGGCGCAAGGCTCTGGTGCCCTTGCAGCTGGCCGATGACGCCAACCAGATCCTCTATTCGGATTTCGACACCGTCGAGGCCTTTGCCGCGGCGACGGTCGAGCCGCTGCTTCAGGCGGGGTTCCATGTGATCCTCAAGCCGCATCCCCATGCGCTGTTGCGCGGCGGTTATGTGATGAACGAGCAGCGCAAGGTGATCGAGAAATATCGCAAGCAGTCCGAGATCCTCGTGCTCGAGGAAAACAGCGATCCGAATGAATATCTGCCGATGCTGAAGGCGGTGGATCTGGTGGTGACCAACAACAGCAGCGTGGGCTTCGAGGCGCTGATGCTCGAGACGCCGGTGGTGGTGATGGGGCGGGCCTGCTACGCGCCCAAGGGCGGGCTGCCGAGCCTGACCGAGGCGATCCGCTGTTTCGTCGATGCCGAGCTCGATGCGCAGTTCAAGCAAAACCGCCGCTATATCGCGACCTACATGCTCGCCTGCGCCTTCCCGCTGCAACGCCGGCTCGGGCTGGAGCTCGTCAAGCGGCTCAAGATCTGGCGCGAGCACCCGCAGCTCGAGGAGTTCGGCTGGGTGCGCGAGATGCTCGAGGGCGTGGCCTGGGATACCTGGGGGCAACGCGATTTTCTGCGCAAGGCGATTGGGGTGGCGGTATGA
- the gltB gene encoding glutamate synthase large subunit: protein MTKYDEAWVAAEEAKRKWMDENSLFKMDDEKSSCGVGLVVSIDGKASRKVVENGIEALKAIWHRGAVDADGKTGDGAGIHVQIPVPFFYDQIRRTGHEPDMEKKVAVGQIFLPRTDFGAQERCRTIVESEVLRMGHYIYGWRHVPVNTEVLGEKANATRPEIEQILIRCEKDIDDEQFERELYIIRRRIEKAAIAAQIAGLYICSLSTRSIIYKGMMLAEQVAEFYPDLKDKRFESAFAIYHQRYSTNTFPQWWLAQPFRMLAHNGEINTIKGNINWMKSHEIRMASNTFGEAAEDIKPIIPAGASDSGALDAVFEVMVRSGRSAPMTKTMLVPEAWSKATTDMPKAWQDMYAYCNSVMEPWDGPAALAMTDGKWVCGGLDRNGLRPMRYVITGEGMLIAGSEVGMVPVDEMNVIEKGALGPGQMIAVDMREGKLYHDKDIKDRLANSQPFGEWVEKVVDLNALMRDVPEKAIHAGADLRRRQIAAGYSVEELEQILAPMAEDGKEAVASMGDDTPPAVLSKQYRPLSHFFRQNFSQVTNPPIDSLRESRVMSLKTRFGNLKNVLDEDSSQTEILILESPFIANAEYEQMMKQFGATVTVIDCTFPAGADQEALREGLERIRAEAEDAVRSGALHLVLSDEAQGPEKIAMPMILATSAVHSWLTRKGLRTFTSINVRAAECIDSHYFAVLIGSGATTVNPYLAQDSIADRIERGLLEGSLVDNMRRYRDAIDAGLLKIMSKMGISIISSYRGGLNFEAVGLSRAMVAEYFPGMHSRISGIGLHGIQHKLEEVHAKGWKGGQDVLPIGGFYKSRRTGEKHAWEAQTMHLLQSACDRASYDLWKQYSAMMRANPPIHIRDLLDVKVLGKPVPIEEVESITSIRKRFVTPGMSLGALSPEAHKLLNVAMNRIGAKSDSGEGGEDPAHFVPEPNGDNPSAKIKQVASGRFGVTAEYLNHCEELEIKVAQGAKPGEGGQLPGMKVTDLIARLRHATKGVTLISPPPHHDIYSIEDLAQLIYDLKQINPRCKVTVKLVASSGVGTIAAGVAKAKADIILISGHNGGTGASPATSIKYAGLPWEMGLTEAHQVLAMNKLRDRVTLRTDGGLRTGRDIVMAAMMGAEEYGIGTAALIAMGCIMVRQCQSNTCPVGVCTQDPALRAKFTGSADKVVNLITFYAQEVREILASIGARSMDEIIGRADLLTQVSRGSAFLDDLDLNPLLITVDGWDKIVYDRSKPRNYVPDTLDAEIIKDGHRFFEEGEKMQLSYAVRNTLRTIGTRASSHIVKNFGMRNALQPDHLTVKLTGSCGQSLGAFAAPGLKIEVSGDANDYVAKGLSGGIIVVRPPMASPLVASENTIIGNTVLYGATDGYLFAAGRAGERFAVRNSGAKVVVEGCGSNGCEYMTGGVAVILGRIGANFGAGMTGGMAYLYDPEGLAEDYMNLESLVTCGLGHSHWEHQLKGLIERHAKETGSRKAADILQNWEAERANFLQVCPKEMLAHLPFPLTDEPAAMPAE, encoded by the coding sequence ATGACGAAATATGATGAAGCCTGGGTTGCCGCCGAGGAAGCCAAGCGCAAGTGGATGGACGAGAACTCGCTGTTCAAGATGGACGACGAGAAATCCTCCTGCGGGGTGGGTCTGGTGGTGTCGATCGACGGCAAGGCCTCGCGCAAGGTCGTCGAGAACGGGATCGAGGCGCTGAAGGCGATCTGGCACCGCGGCGCGGTCGATGCCGATGGCAAGACCGGCGATGGCGCGGGGATCCATGTGCAGATCCCGGTGCCGTTCTTCTACGACCAGATCCGCCGCACCGGCCATGAGCCGGACATGGAGAAGAAGGTCGCCGTCGGGCAGATCTTCCTGCCGCGCACCGATTTCGGCGCGCAGGAGCGCTGCCGCACGATCGTGGAGAGCGAAGTGCTCCGCATGGGGCATTACATCTATGGCTGGCGCCATGTGCCGGTGAATACCGAGGTGCTCGGCGAGAAGGCCAATGCGACGCGCCCCGAGATCGAGCAGATCCTGATCCGCTGTGAGAAGGACATCGACGACGAGCAATTCGAGCGCGAGCTCTACATCATCCGCCGCCGGATCGAGAAAGCCGCGATCGCGGCGCAGATCGCGGGGCTCTACATCTGCTCGCTGTCGACGCGCTCGATCATCTACAAGGGGATGATGCTGGCCGAGCAGGTCGCGGAATTCTACCCCGACCTGAAGGACAAGCGCTTCGAGAGCGCCTTCGCGATCTATCACCAGCGCTATTCGACCAACACCTTCCCGCAATGGTGGCTGGCGCAGCCGTTCCGGATGCTCGCGCATAACGGCGAGATCAACACGATCAAGGGCAACATCAACTGGATGAAGAGCCACGAGATCCGGATGGCGTCGAACACCTTCGGCGAGGCGGCCGAGGACATCAAGCCGATCATCCCGGCCGGCGCGTCGGACAGTGGCGCGCTCGATGCGGTGTTCGAGGTGATGGTGCGCTCGGGCCGCTCGGCGCCGATGACCAAGACGATGCTGGTGCCGGAGGCCTGGTCGAAGGCCACCACCGACATGCCGAAGGCGTGGCAGGACATGTATGCCTATTGCAACTCGGTGATGGAGCCTTGGGACGGCCCGGCGGCGCTGGCGATGACCGATGGCAAATGGGTCTGCGGCGGGCTTGACCGCAACGGCCTGCGCCCGATGCGCTATGTGATCACCGGCGAGGGCATGCTGATCGCGGGCTCGGAGGTCGGCATGGTGCCGGTCGACGAGATGAACGTGATCGAGAAGGGCGCGCTCGGGCCGGGGCAGATGATCGCGGTCGATATGCGCGAGGGCAAGCTCTACCACGACAAGGACATCAAGGACCGGCTCGCCAACAGCCAGCCCTTCGGCGAATGGGTCGAGAAGGTCGTCGATCTGAACGCGCTGATGCGCGATGTGCCGGAAAAGGCGATCCACGCGGGCGCCGATCTGCGCCGCCGTCAGATCGCGGCGGGCTATTCGGTCGAGGAGCTCGAGCAGATCCTCGCGCCGATGGCCGAGGACGGCAAGGAAGCGGTCGCCTCGATGGGCGATGACACGCCGCCGGCGGTGCTCTCGAAGCAATACCGCCCGCTGTCGCATTTCTTCCGGCAGAACTTCAGCCAGGTCACCAACCCGCCGATCGACAGCCTGCGCGAAAGCCGGGTGATGTCGCTCAAGACGCGCTTTGGCAACCTCAAGAACGTGCTCGACGAGGACAGCTCGCAGACCGAGATCCTGATCCTCGAGAGCCCGTTCATCGCCAATGCCGAATACGAGCAGATGATGAAGCAGTTCGGCGCGACGGTGACGGTGATCGACTGCACCTTCCCCGCCGGCGCCGATCAGGAAGCGCTGCGCGAGGGGCTGGAGCGGATCCGCGCCGAGGCCGAGGACGCAGTGCGCTCGGGCGCGCTGCATCTGGTGCTCTCGGATGAGGCGCAGGGCCCCGAGAAGATCGCGATGCCGATGATCCTCGCGACGAGCGCGGTACATTCGTGGCTGACCCGCAAGGGGCTGCGGACCTTCACCTCGATCAACGTGCGCGCGGCCGAATGTATCGACAGCCATTATTTCGCGGTTCTGATCGGGTCGGGCGCGACCACGGTGAACCCCTATCTGGCGCAAGACAGCATCGCCGACCGGATCGAGCGCGGCCTTCTCGAGGGCTCGCTCGTCGACAACATGCGCCGCTATCGCGATGCGATCGACGCGGGGCTCTTGAAGATCATGTCGAAGATGGGGATCTCGATCATCTCCTCCTATCGCGGCGGGTTGAACTTCGAGGCGGTGGGGCTGTCGCGCGCGATGGTGGCCGAATATTTCCCGGGGATGCATTCGCGGATCTCGGGGATCGGTCTGCACGGCATCCAGCACAAGCTCGAAGAGGTCCACGCCAAGGGCTGGAAGGGCGGTCAGGACGTGCTCCCGATCGGCGGCTTCTACAAGTCGCGTCGCACCGGCGAGAAACACGCCTGGGAAGCGCAGACGATGCACCTGCTGCAATCGGCCTGCGACCGGGCGAGCTATGATCTGTGGAAGCAATATTCCGCGATGATGCGGGCGAACCCGCCGATCCATATCCGCGATCTGCTGGATGTGAAGGTTCTGGGCAAGCCGGTGCCGATCGAGGAGGTCGAATCGATCACCTCGATCCGCAAGCGGTTCGTGACGCCGGGGATGTCGCTCGGGGCGCTCTCGCCCGAGGCGCACAAGCTCCTCAACGTCGCGATGAACCGGATCGGCGCGAAATCGGACAGCGGTGAGGGCGGTGAGGATCCGGCGCATTTCGTGCCCGAGCCGAACGGCGACAACCCCTCGGCGAAGATCAAGCAGGTGGCTTCGGGGCGTTTCGGCGTGACCGCCGAATATCTCAACCACTGCGAGGAGCTCGAGATCAAGGTGGCCCAGGGCGCCAAGCCCGGCGAGGGCGGCCAGCTGCCGGGGATGAAGGTCACCGACCTGATCGCGCGGCTGCGCCATGCGACGAAGGGCGTGACGCTGATCTCGCCGCCGCCGCACCACGACATCTACTCGATCGAAGACCTCGCGCAGCTGATCTACGACCTCAAGCAGATCAACCCGCGCTGCAAGGTCACCGTGAAGCTGGTGGCCTCCTCGGGCGTCGGCACGATCGCGGCGGGCGTGGCCAAGGCGAAGGCCGATATCATCCTGATCTCGGGCCACAACGGCGGCACCGGCGCCTCGCCGGCGACCTCGATCAAATATGCGGGTCTGCCGTGGGAGATGGGTCTGACCGAGGCGCATCAGGTTCTGGCGATGAACAAGCTGCGTGACCGGGTCACGCTGCGCACCGATGGCGGTCTGCGGACCGGCCGCGATATCGTCATGGCCGCGATGATGGGCGCCGAGGAATATGGCATCGGCACCGCGGCGCTGATCGCGATGGGCTGCATCATGGTCCGTCAGTGTCAGTCGAACACCTGCCCGGTGGGGGTCTGCACCCAGGATCCGGCGCTGCGCGCGAAGTTCACGGGCTCGGCCGACAAGGTCGTGAACCTGATCACCTTCTACGCGCAGGAGGTTCGCGAGATCCTCGCCTCGATCGGGGCGCGGTCGATGGACGAGATCATCGGGCGTGCCGATCTGCTCACGCAGGTCAGCCGTGGCTCGGCCTTCCTCGATGACCTCGACCTGAACCCGCTCCTGATCACCGTCGATGGCTGGGACAAGATCGTCTACGACCGCTCGAAGCCGCGCAACTATGTCCCCGATACGCTCGATGCCGAGATCATCAAGGACGGCCACCGCTTCTTCGAGGAAGGCGAGAAGATGCAGCTCTCCTATGCGGTGCGCAACACGCTGCGCACCATCGGGACGCGCGCCTCGAGCCATATCGTCAAGAACTTCGGGATGCGCAACGCGCTGCAGCCCGACCATCTGACGGTCAAGCTCACCGGCTCGTGCGGGCAATCGCTGGGCGCCTTCGCGGCGCCGGGGCTGAAGATCGAGGTCTCGGGCGACGCGAACGACTATGTCGCCAAGGGGCTCTCGGGCGGGATCATCGTGGTGCGGCCGCCGATGGCGAGCCCGCTCGTCGCGAGCGAGAACACGATCATCGGCAACACCGTGCTCTACGGCGCGACGGATGGCTATCTCTTCGCCGCAGGCCGCGCGGGCGAGCGTTTCGCGGTGCGCAACTCGGGGGCGAAGGTGGTCGTCGAGGGCTGCGGCTCGAACGGTTGTGAATACATGACCGGCGGTGTGGCGGTGATCCTTGGCCGGATCGGCGCGAACTTCGGCGCGGGCATGACCGGCGGCATGGCCTATCTCTACGACCCGGAGGGGCTCGCGGAGGATTACATGAACCTCGAAAGCCTCGTCACCTGCGGGCTCGGCCACAGCCATTGGGAGCATCAGCTCAAGGGCCTGATCGAGCGCCACGCCAAGGAAACCGGCTCGCGCAAGGCGGCGGATATCTTGCAAAACTGGGAGGCCGAGCGCGCCAACTTCCTGCAGGTCTGCCCGAAGGAGATGCTCGCGCATCTGCCCTTCCCGCTGACCGATGAGCCGGCGGCGATGCCGGCCGAGTAA